One segment of Octopus sinensis linkage group LG27, ASM634580v1, whole genome shotgun sequence DNA contains the following:
- the LOC115225193 gene encoding zinc finger protein 239-like isoform X2 encodes MEGKLCNNTSEKTDVVCDLKEEEGESSYQCDVCDEAFSERDSLTKHKCIHAGDRPFSCDICGRSFSRKADLSVHKRIHTGENLYHCHICGKSFLMNYSLTQHKRVHTGEKPFKCDICDKSFAQGSTLTKHIRIHTGEKPYQCDTCGKSFTQSEGLTMHKRIHTGEKPFHCDICGQAFNQSSGLNRHKRVHTGRRPHHCDICGQSFSHSNSLKTHKRTHTGEKPYHCDICGMSFSVSSNLTKHKRTHTGEKPYRCDTCGKSFSAADYLKYHKRIHTGEKPYSCDTCGKSFSLNCVLTKHKRVHSGEKPFHCDTCGKSFSTGSYLTIHKRIHTGEKTYHCDTCGKLFSYKSKLVKHKLTHTGESIS; translated from the exons ATGGAAGGAAAATTATGTAATAACACGTCTGAAAAGACTGATGTTGTTTGTGATttaaaggaagaggaaggagaatcATCGTACCAGTGTGATGTCTGTGATGAAGCATTCTCTGAAAGAGATAGCTTGACTAAGCACAAATGTATTCATGCAGGAGACAGGCCATTTTCCTGTGATATCTGCGGGAGATCATTCTCTCGAAAGGCAGACTTAAGCgttcataaacgtattcacacaggagaaaaccTGTATCATTGtcacatctgtggtaaatcatttttgaTGAACTACAGCCTGACtcaacacaaacgtgttcatacaggagagaaaccatttaaGTGTGATATCTGCGATAAATCTTTCGCACAAGGTAGTACCTTAACgaaacacatacgtattcatacaggggagaagccataccagtgtgatacctgtggtaaatcattcactcaaagtGAGGGCTTGACTATgcacaaacgaattcatacaggagagaagccatttcattgcgATATATGTGGTCAAGCTTTCAATCAGAGCTCTGGCTTAAAtagacacaaacgtgttcatacagggaggaggccacatcactgtgatatttgtggtcaATCATTTTCTCATAGCAATTCTTTAAAAACTCACAAACgcactcatacag gtgagaaaccatatcactgtgacatctgtggaatGTCGTTCTCCGTAAGCTCtaacttgactaaacacaagcgtacacatacaggtgagaagccataccgttgtgacacctgtggtaaatcattttctgcagCTGATTACTTGAaatatcacaaacgtattcatacaggtgagaagccatatagctgtgatacctgtggtaaatcattctctttaaaTTGCGTTTTAACtaagcacaagcgtgttcatTCAGGGGAGAAGCCCTTtcattgtgacacctgtggtaaatcattctctacaggTAGTTACTTGactattcacaaacgtattcatactggggaaaaaacatatcattgtgatacctgtggtaaattattctcttatAAAAGCAAATTGGTTAAGCACAAACTCACCCATACAGGTGAGAGCATAtcgtga
- the LOC118768216 gene encoding zinc finger protein 239-like codes for MRNYYLIMNDLRKPNKPDSGEKPYHCDVCGKSFTEEGVLTKHKCIDTGEKAYHCDICGKSFSQRSYLTKHKRTHTGEKPFHCDICGKSFSQRSYLTLHKRTHTGENPYQCDICGKSFSQRSNLINH; via the coding sequence atgagaaattattatcttataatgaatgatttaagaaaaccaaacaaacctgattcaggtgagaagccatatcactgtgatgtctgtggtaaatcatttactgAAGAAGGAGTCTTAACCAAACACAAATGCATTGATACAGGAGAGAAggcatatcattgtgatatttgtggtaaatcattctctcaaaggagttacttgactaaacacaagcgtacacatacaggagaaaagccatttcattgtgatatctgcggtaaatcattctctcaaaggagtTACTTGACTctgcacaaacgtacacatacaggagaaaatccatatcagtgtgatatctgcggtaaatcattctctcaaaggagtAATTTGATAAATCACTAA
- the LOC115225195 gene encoding zinc finger protein 93-like has protein sequence MEGKLCNNTSEKTDVVCELKEEEGESSYQCDVCDEAFSEGDSLTKHKCIHAGDRPFSCDICGKSFHRNYHLTRHKRIHTGEKPYCCDVCGKSFHESVHLTNHRRIHTGEKPYRCDICGTSFSVSGNLTKHKRTHTGEKPYRCDTCGKSFTQYTVLVKHRRTHTGEKPYCCDVCGTSFSENGVLTKHKRTHTGEKPYRCDICGISFSTGNHLTIHKRIHTGEKPYRCDICGKLFSQKGNLVKHERTHTGEKPYRCDTCGKSFSDSSYFSKHKQIHSGEKPFHCDTCGSSFSLSSNLTKHRRVHTGEKPYHCNTCGKSFSRRRSKHLCIPN, from the exons ATGGAAGGAAAATTATGTAATAACACGTCTGAAAAGACTGATGTTGTTTGTGAAttaaaggaagaggaaggagaatcATCGTACCAGTGTGATGTCTGTGATGAAGCATTCTCTGAAGGAGATAGCTTGACTAAGCACAAATGTATTCATGCAGGAGACAGGCCAttttcctgtgatatctgtggaaaatcgttCCATCGAAATTATCACTTAACAAGACAC aaacgcattcatacaggtgagaagccatactgctgtgatgtctgtggaaaatcattccaTGAATCTGTTCATTTAACtaatcacagacgtattcatacaggtgagaaaccatatcgctgtgacatTTGCGGCACATCTTTCTCTGTAAGCGGTAATTTGACTAAacacaagcgtacacatacaggtgagaagccataccgttgtgacacctgtggtaaatcatttaccCAATATACTGTCTTAGTGAAACACagacgtactcatacaggtgagaaaccatattgctgtgatgtgtgtggtacatcattctctgaaaatggcgttttaactaaacacaaacgcactcatacaggtgagaagccatatcgttgtgatatctgtggtatatcTTTCTCCACAGGTAACCACTTGactattcacaaacgtattcatactggggaaaagccatatcgctgtgacatctgtggtaaattattctctcagAAAGGTAATTTGGTTAAACACGAACGTacccatacaggtgagaagccatatcgttgtgacacctgtggtaaatccttttccGACAGCAGTTATTTCAgtaaacacaaacaaattcattcaGGGGAGAAGCCCTTTCATTGTGACACCTGTGGCTCATCATTCTCCCTAAGTAGTAACCTGACAAAACacagacgtgttcatacaggtgagaagccataccattgcaatacctgtggtaaatcattctctcgaaggaGAAGTAAACATTTGTGCATTCCTAACTAA
- the LOC115225193 gene encoding zinc finger protein 85-like isoform X1, which translates to MEGKLCNNTSEKTDVVCDLKEEEGESSYQCDVCDEAFSERDSLTKHKCIHAGDRPFSCDICGRSFSRKADLSVHKRIHTGENLYHCHICGKSFLMNYSLTQHKRVHTGEKPFKCDICDKSFAQGSTLTKHIRIHTGEKPYQCDTCGKSFTQSEGLTMHKRIHTGEKPFHCDICGQAFNQSSGLNRHKRVHTGRRPHHCDICGQSFSHSNSLKTHKRTHTGEKPYHCDTCGKSFSRLNSLTCHKRIHTGDKPYYCDTCGKSFHESVHLIIHSRMHTGEKPYHCDICGMSFSVSSNLTKHKRTHTGEKPYRCDTCGKSFSAADYLKYHKRIHTGEKPYSCDTCGKSFSLNCVLTKHKRVHSGEKPFHCDTCGKSFSTGSYLTIHKRIHTGEKTYHCDTCGKLFSYKSKLVKHKLTHTGESIS; encoded by the coding sequence ATGGAAGGAAAATTATGTAATAACACGTCTGAAAAGACTGATGTTGTTTGTGATttaaaggaagaggaaggagaatcATCGTACCAGTGTGATGTCTGTGATGAAGCATTCTCTGAAAGAGATAGCTTGACTAAGCACAAATGTATTCATGCAGGAGACAGGCCATTTTCCTGTGATATCTGCGGGAGATCATTCTCTCGAAAGGCAGACTTAAGCgttcataaacgtattcacacaggagaaaaccTGTATCATTGtcacatctgtggtaaatcatttttgaTGAACTACAGCCTGACtcaacacaaacgtgttcatacaggagagaaaccatttaaGTGTGATATCTGCGATAAATCTTTCGCACAAGGTAGTACCTTAACgaaacacatacgtattcatacaggggagaagccataccagtgtgatacctgtggtaaatcattcactcaaagtGAGGGCTTGACTATgcacaaacgaattcatacaggagagaagccatttcattgcgATATATGTGGTCAAGCTTTCAATCAGAGCTCTGGCTTAAAtagacacaaacgtgttcatacagggaggaggccacatcactgtgatatttgtggtcaATCATTTTCTCATAGCAATTCTTTAAAAACTCACAAACgcactcatacaggtgagaaaccgtatcattgtgacacctgtggtaaatcattttctcgttTAAATTCTTTAACTTGTCACAAACGCATCCACACAGGTGATAAGCCGTActactgtgacacctgtggtaaatcattccatGAATCTGTTCATTTAATTATACACAGCCGTatgcatacaggtgagaaaccatatcactgtgacatctgtggaatGTCGTTCTCCGTAAGCTCtaacttgactaaacacaagcgtacacatacaggtgagaagccataccgttgtgacacctgtggtaaatcattttctgcagCTGATTACTTGAaatatcacaaacgtattcatacaggtgagaagccatatagctgtgatacctgtggtaaatcattctctttaaaTTGCGTTTTAACtaagcacaagcgtgttcatTCAGGGGAGAAGCCCTTtcattgtgacacctgtggtaaatcattctctacaggTAGTTACTTGactattcacaaacgtattcatactggggaaaaaacatatcattgtgatacctgtggtaaattattctcttatAAAAGCAAATTGGTTAAGCACAAACTCACCCATACAGGTGAGAGCATAtcgtga